In Coregonus clupeaformis isolate EN_2021a unplaced genomic scaffold, ASM2061545v1 scaf1874, whole genome shotgun sequence, the genomic stretch CAGTAGTATGATGTTACAGTCAGAAGATTCCAGGGACATAGGTCTAGGACTGGAAGTTTTTCAAGATATTCCCAACATTAGCTGTTTGGTTCCTTAAAACTAGAacccttagttgctacatccattgttGGACTTATTAATTAACCTctacggcaactggtttgatacattcacctctctgaaggtaaataatgtgcgttacattcagtaatcttgctctgattaatctaaattgtgcctaaacagcattattatattgtggcctttctcttgcatttcaaagatgatggaacaaaaaaatatatagaaaacacatgtttttttgtttgtattatcttttaccagatctaatgtgttatattctcctacattcatttcacattttcacaaacttcaaagtgtttcctttaaaatggtatcaagaatatgcatatccttgcttcaggtcctgagctacaggcatttagatttgggtatgtcattttaggcaaaagaAAGTgtacgatccttaagaggttaatgatatatacccatttgattcttgaagaatataattatAAATGCCTCATAATCTTAATTCAACTGTCAtatgtaccccatcagaacccaaaatagaagcttgttttactccaatgtgtgtaaacaatgtaaatgtaatgaaaacaacactgtataaccttaaaacatggttaaaactgtaattttgatatcatggatggccagCTCTgtctgaatttgagagtggttatatttctccaggcccatcccttagTTTTTTACCAAAAGAGAGGTGGGGtgtccgctttgttattgtttcaattaaggattctagctttaaaaggTCTCGGTACAATGTTTTCTCCAATACATTCTGAGAACATTAAAAGGGATTCAATTTATACTGTACCTTCCAGCTTTTTTGCTTTGATAACAGGTTTTGCTCTTTAAAGTTGTTCTCACCTGACTGTCTCCATGTTGATTATGTTGTTAAGGCTGATGCAGACGGGTTTTACGTGGGCGATGATTATGGATATTTCCACTGGAATGAAGAACATGGCCATTGGGGTAAGCATTTCACACCTCTGTTGGGTCTTGGTTTAATCATTGTATTACCATTCCTTTATGGAAATGAGAGGATCAAGCTTCTGCTCTCATTCTTTTTACAGAGAGGTGGACCCTAAACAACAACGAGTACAACTATGAGTATGCGTACAAGTATGACCAGGATCAACCTGGTCAAGGGGCCAAATGGGAAATAGAGGCTGGTTCTTCTAAGATTGTCGATGCTCCTGcccatctccccctccctactTCCTCTGATCTCCCTCAGCAGAGCCCACAGGAGCAGCCTGGATTCCTCGCAGCATCCCCTTGGCCTCTTGCAAAGTAAGCACTTTGTTCGTTAACACAGCATTGACATCTGCACAGCTACACAATCCACCAGATACATTCATTTTGGGATTTGGAGTGCTATGATTACACTGCCTTTACAGTGAAGTTGATTGAGATGTTGGACCAATGTAATGGAGTTTCAGATTACCTGGATTACCCAGAGTACCTAGATTGAGTTCAGATCTGAAATATAAAGACTGTTTCGTATCCACGGTATGAAGCCTCTTTCCACACATTCTAAACAACCTGGTGTGTTTCCTCTCCTGTAGCGTTGGGACTCTTGAGGAGATGATTGAGATTGCATGGCAGAAGTGTCAGGAGTACCAATCTAAGTTCTTCATGTGGTATTGTGTTACGCTGTTGTTCTCACAGAGTAGGGCACAGGTACGTTTATTCGTTGGATGAGACAGCAGAGTTAGAATGGATGATGAGGGAGGGGATGATTATTATGGTTTGCATATTCATAAGTAAGCAAACAGATATGTTTTAGGCCATGCGTCTATTTCATTGTAATTGATTATATGTTGTTTATGGACTAAACTTCTCTTTCTATACCACTATCTatagcccatctctccaccagtgaagcccatcgtggctgagctgcccatctctccaccagtgaagcccatcgtggctgagctgcccatctctccaccagtgaagcccatcatggttgagcttcccatctctccaccagtgaagcccattgtggttgagctgcccatctctccaccagtgaagcccatcgtggctgagctgcccatctctccaccagtgaagcccatcatggttgagcttcccatctctccaccagtgaagcccattgtggttgagctgcccatctctccaccagtgaagcccatcgtggctgagcttcccatctctccaccagtgaagcccatcttggttgagcttcccatctctccaccagtgaagcccatcgtggctgagctgcccatctctccaccagtgaagcccatcatggatgagcttcccatctctccaccagtgaagcccatcgtggctgagctgcccatctctccaccagtgaagcccatcatggttgagcttcccatctctccaccagtgaagcccattgtggttgagctgcccatctctccaccagtgaagcccatcgtggctgagctgcccatctctccaccagtgaagcccatcatggttgagcttcccatctctccaccagtgaagcccattgtggttgagctgcccatctctccaccagtgaagcccatcgtggctgagcttcccatctctccaccagtgaagcccatcttggttgagcttcccatctctccaccagtgaagcccatcgtggctgagctgcccatctctccaccagtgaagcccatcatggttgagcttcccatctctccaccagtgaagcccattgtggttgagcttcccatctctccaccagtgaagcccattgtggttgagctgcccatctctccaccagtgaagccaatcatggttgagcttcccatctctccaccagtgaagcccatcgtggttgagcttcccatctctccaccagtgaagccaatcatggttgagcttcccatctctccaccagtgaagcccatcatggttgagcttcccatctctccaccagtgaagcccatcgtagctgagctgcccatctctccactagtgaagcccatcatgtttgagcttcccatctctccaccagtgaagctcatcgtggctgagctgcccatcgcTCCAATTATGAAGCATGTCATGTTTGAGCTGAAGGGTCTGCTGAAGCAACataaaaaaagacaaaaagacaTGGAAACTTCAGTTCCACAGACCAAAAgtactccacctcctccctgcctATCGGATTATTTCCCTCCACCACAGGGTTGCCAAAGGGCCCAGAATTGGTTcgattcacctccaccacagggttgCCAAAGGGCCCAGAATGTCTTccattcacctccaccacagggtttCCAAAGGGCCAAGGATTTCTTagattcacctccaccacagggtttCCAAAGAGCCCAAAATGGAGTTAACCCATATTCAGTGAAAGCAGGTGATTATGCTTTAGCTAGCTCACatttcacacagagagagagagagagagagagagagagagagagagagagagagagagagagagagagagagagagagagagagagagagagagagagagagagagagagagagagagagagagagagagagagagagagagagagagagagagagagagagagaaaaaaattgtCAGCTAGTCATATACCTTATATAACACTGATTTCCATTCGTAACAGGTGCTCCAATTAGCAAATATTCAGGTTATCCAGGTACAACTACCAAAGCTGGGCCTGGAATATCAGACACTGCCCTGGCTCACATGCTCAGACCTCTCTCACCGATGTGTGTGCCGGAAGGTAAGTGACCTTTTGGATAGTAAATATCCTCTCTACTCTTGTAACAAGCCTGATTGGGCTGGTGAGCAAAATAATGTCCACCATTGACTACTCTATATCCTAACAGGGTTCAGACTTCaattaatgttttttttctctagCACATGGTTTACATTTAGTTAACAATTGATTAAGACTCTCctgaattgtgttcagatgatgGTGAATGGGACTCTGGTTGGGATCACATGTCCACCCCTGGGACTTCTACATGTGTTGACTCTTCCCCTGGACATTTTAAGGCTTTTTTAGGTACTACATTATTTAATCCAGCTCACCTTTTTGCCACaacaatccaaattaatctatttTAGTCAATGTAATTCTGAGGTTGATATAAGTGCACCTTTTCAACAGTAAACTATGTTTGTGGTAAGGGATGTCACTAATTTTCTCTTTCTCACATAGGCTATTTTGCCAGAAAAAAGGATGCAGTGGAGCATAGCATActtagaaaaaataaataaactcaaGCATCTTGTGCTTATAATACTTCTTATAAAATCCAATGAGACAAAGTTTGCTTATGCCTGTTATTTATTCATTGTAACTACAGTAGATGTTAAACCAGCACTCCCACACTATCAGTCCATTGGATACCAAAGATACCAAAATTATGTGTGAATCCGTAGCCAGTTtaaatgtttgtatttctgtGATATTGGTAGGTTTTTCTAAGAGGAATAAAGCCACACAAATAAGGTGATGGACATCccatatcaagattacattgcccATATAATTGATGTCCTGCTTTTCCCACCATTGCATGTGAAAACATAATCTCTCTATCTCAGACACGAAAAGAGTGATTCAACCTAACACTATCAGAGTCCCATTGTTGATAGACTAACACGTGGAGGACGTGAGCTGATGCTGGCTGCTGGCACAATGTCAGATCCAGACATATCCCTTAGGAGGTGGGTGGACTTGAGCTATCATTTCATCAGCAACAGGCCTGGCTATCTCCAAGACAGATTCAATCTCATGTTATCACTTTAGCTATCTGGATTATCTCGCTAATCTCGAAATCCAAAATGATATAGTAACAGGTCACTGAAAACGTACACATAAAGAGATTAGTGGTCATAAAAGTATGTAGGTTTGCATTAGAGTCATTTCAAGTCCAGATCAAACAGTTCCTCAAAGAGAAGGACAACATGACATGGTTGACCCACATCAGAGTAACTGCATAACTCAAGGCGATGTAGAGTTTCTGAGTGGCCAAAGACATGGCAAGCTGTTGTGTTTGAAAAGGAAAGGAATCTCCGGTACACTGGTTCTCGTACGATCCACAATGTGTATAATGGATCTCAAAACTCCCCTCTGTTTTCTATATATAGCATCCATTACATTTCAATCAATCAAAGAAATGCACCACACCACTCACATAAGAATACAAGTAAAATGTATGAGCTTTTATCTGAGGATCAATTGTATATTAAGTTGGACCTGTTTCATTTAGCACAAGTGAAACCAAACTCTTATCTGTGCTCCATCCAGTTCAGTAGAAACACATTTGTTTCCATCAACAAAGGATAAATGCTTACTGCCTCATTACTCACATGGCTGCTGATGTGACCTTTCCCAGGGATTTGTACAATACACCTTTGGGCGATAACAAAACAAGGGAAAGAGGACGGGATGGTGCACCACTATCCATGCTATGGAGGTCATTGCAATGAACTGCTGCCCTGTGATACAGTCATTAGGTACAATGTCCCTAATCACACAACTCGTCAGGAGGATGCTATGTTTTCAGATGCCAATGGAGGTAGAGGACTCAATCAAACGTCACATAGCCCAGCATATCCAACCTTAGTTAGGAACATgcagaatatttttttaaatttttatttcacctttatttgaccaggtaagccagttgagaacaagttctcatttacaactgcgaactggccaagataaagcaaagcagtgcgataaaaacaacaacagagttacatatggggtaaaacaaaacataaagtcaaaaatacaacagaaaatatatatacagtgtgtgcaaatgtagcaagttatggaggtaaggcaataaataggctatagtgcaaaataattacaattagtattaacactggaatgatagatgtgcaagagatgatgtgcaaatagagatactggggtgcaaatgagcaaaataaataacaatatagggatgaggtagttgggtgggctcatttcagatgggctgtgtacaggtgcagtgatcggtaaggtgctctgacaactgatgcttaaagttagtgagggagataagagtctccagcttcagagatttttgcaattcgttccagtcattggcagcagagaactggaaggaatggcggccaaaggaggtgttggctttggggatgaccagtgagatatacctgctggagcgcatactacgggtgggtgttgctatggtgaccaatgagctaagataaggcggggatttgcctagcagtgatttatagatgatctggacccagtgggtttggcgactaatatgtagtgaggaccagccaacaagagcgtacaggtcacagtggggggtagtatatggggctttggtgccaaaatggatggcactgtgatagactacatccaatttgctgagtagagtgttggaggctattttgtaaattacatcgccgaagtcaaggatcggtaggatagtcagttttacgagggcatgtttggcagcatgagtgaaggaggctttgttgcgaaataggaagcgattctagatttaactttggattggagattcttaatgtgagtctggaaggagagtttacagtctaaccagacacctaggtatttgtagttgtccacatactctaggtcagacccgtcgagagtagtgattctagtcgggtgggcgggtgccagcagcgttcgattgaagagtatgcatttagttttactagtgtttaagagcagttggaggctactgaaggagtgttgtatggcattgaagctcatttagaggtttgttaacacagtgtccaatgaagggccagatgtatacaaaatggtgtcgtctgcgtagaggtggaactgagagtcaccagcagcaagagcgacatcattgatatacacagagaaaagagtcggcccaagaattgaaccctttggcacccccatagagactgccataggtccagacaacaggccctccgatttgacacattgaactatatctgagaagtagttggtgaataaTAATAACTGGTACAATGCAATACATTTTTTGAAATTATGTGATTCAAATGAGCAATGCCCATTGAAATATCATCAGCAAAATTTCAGCAAAATTAAAGATCGAATCCCAGCTAAACACAGCATTTGACATTGATCTGCGCcactctctgtgtatgtgtccgATTTTGAAGCACCAAAGTGTTCCATTGTCTACACATTGAACATGCGTTGCTACTGCTGGCTATAAATGTCTGCTCCCAGGCTCCAACTCTAGCCTGACCCAGTTCTCCAGCCCAGTCTGCGTTATCTGATGCAGTAAGACTGGACTCACAGAGTCATGGTCCCCTGGGCTGCATTAGTGCCCACTGCCCAGCTCATAATGAAAAGATTTGGGCAGTGGTTGACATGGTGCCAGTGGATGACGTGGAGGAAGGTTTTTAGACTTGGCTGGATTTCTGTTGACCTTTGACCCTAGAGGTCACAGAGTGACCGGTAGTCCCTTGTTCTGTTACAAATCAAATCTTTACATTAAAAACTTAAAACATGTTGTAGAAGATAAATAACTTAACACCTCACTATAAGCAAACTGAATGTGACAATGGTTATCTGCTGCTGGTAGGCAAATGCATtattctccccaattggtagttacagtcttgtcccatcgctgcaactcccgtacggactcgagAGAGAGGCGAAGGTCCATTGCCAcacatcctccgaaacacgaccccgccaagccgctctgcttcttgacacactgctcacttaacccagaagccagccgcaccaatgtgtcggcgggaaacaccgtacaactggcgaccgatgtcagcgtgcatgcgcccagcccgccgcaaggagttgctagagcacaacgggacaaggacatcccggccgaccaaaccctcccctaaccaggatgacgctgagccaattgtgcgccacctcatgggtctcccggtcgcagccaactgcgacacagcctgggatcgaacccaggtctgtagtgacacctctagcactgcgatgcagtgccttagaccactgcgccactcaggaggccagcAAATGCATTCTTACAGTTGTTGgcatgaagggaaatcttagaTGTTAAAatagactgaaacataggctaATGTATATGAAATATGTATACAATCTTCATGAAAAAAATGTGGTCCTGTATCAAAGACAGTCATTTATTTCCAATAAATCACATTAAATGCTCTGTGATTTATAGATTACAAGATGGATCAGTGTGATATTACACTCCAAATCTGTCACGGACGGCTGCTGATGGTCATATatttgtgtgattctgtgatcAAGGCTGAGGCTTTCCACAGAAATCCCAGCTTTCCACGCTCATCTTGACCGACGGAGCCGGGAAGGTTACAGTAATACGGAGGAGCAGCCAGGGCTTGGGAGCAAGGAGGCGGGGAAATAGTTCGGACATGCCTGGCATCCAACATGAGCCCAGATAGAGCTGTCTGCTGAGATTAAAGTTAACCACAGACACTGATGCCATAACGGATCTCGGAGTGTAAAGTCAGAGTTTAAAGTGGCCTAAAATGCTGCAGCAATATAAGGCGGTGGCTGACAGAAATGTCTTCATAACCATCTTATGAAATGGAACGGACTGCTACAGTCGTTGGTTAATTGTCTTTAGCCTACTTACATTATGTAGGCCTATGCACTGTAGCCTTGAATCAAGTAGCCTTGAATCTCCTGAATCTGGATAGAGACAAAACCTTGTCATATCTCATTCTCATTAGATCACTTATCATTTCATAGGAGTGGCATGGCACTGGAGTCACATAACATTCAGATGTAGCCTACTCATGTCAAACAAATTGCACAATCAATGTCACATGACCTTCCAAAATTAGATTACAATATCTCCATCATAGGTCATAGCCACAAAATGACAGTTTCAATTCCAGTGCTTTACTTTACTTCAACATCCCAAGTGTTAGCCATCAataaccataatttacaaatggatGGAAAATCGACAAATGTAGGttatgtgaggagagagagagagagagagagagagagagagagagagagagagagagagagagagagagagagaggaaaccatGTAAGCCAGAAGGATACATTTAACCTTCTACAGCTGGCAAAGGCAGACTGTTACAGCTGTGTTGACAGCCTCTGACCTGCAGTCAAATCTCCCTTTTACTTTTAGTGGGCCTATGTTTTTAATTTACAGTAAATCCCAGGGCTGACTTTTAACAACAGCATTTAAGATCCCCATGGAAAATAAACTTGTGATACAGCAAGCCAAACATCCAATGTAAAATTAATGCACCACAGAGAACATCTTGAAATAAAAATTCTAAATACCCATAGACACTGCAATCAATTTACATAAGAGTCAGAGCTTTTCGAACCATGTTAATTATGGGTTGTCTACTGTCTTCTTGCTAGGAATAACTTATACTGTAGCTACTGTTAACTTAATGGGCCAGTCCTAGCCTACTGTAGGTCAGCTCTCATGTCAGTTTGGCGAGGAATTTATCTTCTTCACACAGAGGCGCGGTTGGGGTGGGGACAGATTTCTGCGTCACAAAGTTATGAGCATAGGACAAAAATACACAGACGTCAAGAAAGGAGGTGAGCCAACCAAGATGAATTAAAAAGTTATTTGTGTCTACTGTTTTGCTGTAGCTAGTTAGTTAAAGTATACATAGGACATTTATAGAAGTTGACCAATTTTGTCGAAAATAGTTGGTACTTC encodes the following:
- the LOC121563793 gene encoding uncharacterized protein LOC121563793 codes for the protein MFELPISPPVKLIVAELPIAPIMKHVMFELKGLLKQHKKRQKDMETSVPQTKSTPPPPCLSDYFPPPQGCQRAQNWFDSPPPQGCQRAQNVFHSPPPQGFQRAKDFLDSPPPQGFQRAQNGVNPYSVKAGAPISKYSGYPGTTTKAGPGISDTALAHMLRPLSPMCVPEDDGEWDSGWDHMSTPGTSTCVDSSPGHFKAFLGYFARKKDAVEHSILRKNK